Proteins co-encoded in one Phalacrocorax carbo chromosome 5, bPhaCar2.1, whole genome shotgun sequence genomic window:
- the CD151 gene encoding CD151 antigen, giving the protein MREYTEKKETCGTICLKYLLFIFNFFFWLAGGAVMAVGTWTLAEKSDYISLLSSSTYSATAYILVVAGVVVMVTGILGCCATFKERRNLLRVYFILLLCIFLLEIIAGILAYIYYQQLSMELKQNLKNTMTQKYRQEGEESVTSAVDKLQQEFKCCGSNNYTDWADSQWIKSPEASGRKVPDSCCKTITDLCGRRDHPSNIYKESGCITKLENFIQEHLKIIGAVGISIACVQIFGMIFTCCLYKSLKPEPY; this is encoded by the exons ATGCGTGAGTACAcggaaaagaaggaaacatgTGGGACCATCTGTCTCAAGTACCTGCTCTTCATCTTCAACTTCTTTTTCTGG CTGGCTGGCGGGGCTGTGATGGCAGTGGGCACCTGGACCCTAGCTGAGAAGAGCGACTATATCAgcctgctctcctccagcacGTATTCAGCAACTGCTTATATTCTGGTGGTGGCTGGGGTTGTTGTCATGGTTACTGGCATCCTTGGTTGCTGTGCCACCTTCAAAGAGCGTCGGAACTTGCTAAGAGTG TACTTCATATTGTTGCTGTGTATCTTTCTTCTGGAGATCATTGCTGGAATCCTGGCCTATATCTACTACCAGCAG CTGAGCATGGAGCTGAAGCAAAACTTGAAGAACACCATGACCCAGAAGTACCggcaggagggagaagagagtgTTACCAGCGCAGTAGACAAACTGCAGCAGGAG TTCAAGTGCTGTGGGAGCAACAACTATACAGACTGGGCTGACAGCCAGTGGATCAAATCTCCAGAGGCCAGTGGACGGAAAGTCCCAGACAGCTGCTGTAAGACGATAACTGACCTGTGTGGCCGAAGAGACCATCCTTCCAACATCTACAAGGAG AGCGGTTGCATTACCAAGCTGGAAAACTTCATTCAAGAGCATCTGAAAATTATTGGGGCAGTGGGGATCAGCATTGCTTGCGTGCAG ATCTTTGGGATGATTTTCACCTGCTGCTTGTACAAGAGTTTGAAGCCAGAACCATATTAA